The Halosimplex litoreum genome has a window encoding:
- a CDS encoding DUF6684 family protein produces MSVLQLTEETWLDLTVNFVPIGILAVLDVMFWVYNPWGWDLWFVFWAHVLTVVPLVLLTLLTYVSGRVIQRDERAAPSEAGAGAEPEAETEVGDG; encoded by the coding sequence ATGAGCGTCCTACAACTCACAGAGGAGACGTGGCTCGATCTGACAGTCAACTTCGTCCCAATCGGGATCCTGGCCGTCCTCGACGTCATGTTCTGGGTCTACAACCCGTGGGGCTGGGACCTGTGGTTCGTCTTCTGGGCGCACGTACTCACGGTCGTCCCGCTGGTCCTGCTGACACTCCTGACCTACGTCAGCGGTCGCGTCATCCAGCGCGACGAACGCGCCGCCCCCTCGGAAGCGGGTGCCGGCGCCGAGCCGGAGGCCGAGACGGAGGTCGGCGATGGCTGA
- a CDS encoding response regulator, with product MNPDETADGESTTRDRSHDGSPHGQVVLVADRDPAVTDELAAVLRERFTVRSAYDSADALASLDPDVSVALLDAQLPGLSAQRVVDRVRTDDADCQIAALADEPVDVESTAFDDYLLKPVDDDRLRETVERLSQRATYRTTLEEFFRVARERANADGENRDRLDRRLSELDDSLDDVFRSLDGPEAYDAALRELDTDP from the coding sequence ATGAATCCAGACGAAACGGCCGACGGCGAGTCCACGACGCGGGACCGTTCGCACGACGGGAGTCCCCACGGGCAGGTGGTCCTCGTCGCCGACCGCGACCCGGCCGTCACCGACGAACTGGCCGCCGTGCTCAGAGAGCGGTTCACCGTCCGGTCGGCCTACGACAGCGCCGACGCGCTGGCGAGCCTCGACCCCGACGTGAGCGTCGCCCTGCTCGACGCGCAGCTGCCCGGACTGTCGGCACAGCGCGTCGTCGACCGGGTCCGGACCGACGACGCCGACTGCCAGATCGCCGCGCTCGCCGACGAGCCCGTCGACGTCGAGTCGACGGCGTTCGACGACTATCTCCTCAAGCCCGTCGACGACGACCGCCTCAGGGAGACCGTCGAACGACTCAGCCAGCGGGCGACCTACCGGACGACCCTCGAAGAGTTCTTCCGGGTCGCTCGGGAACGCGCGAACGCCGACGGAGAGAACCGCGACCGCCTCGACCGGCGGTTGTCCGAACTCGACGACTCCCTCGACGACGTCTTCCGCTCGCTCGACGGCCCGGAAGCCTACGACGCCGCCCTCCGCGAACTCGACACCGACCCCTGA
- a CDS encoding DUF7504 family protein → MSTNPDDSGSTETPLNVLLLAPTVGGHEDEVCRELLHGPGERERALLVTCMESPAERLDVWTDHENGRPENATVVDVEAAARSTAAAPVGTDGPPNAVVESVDPETDLVGLGDVIDRHLSALVSEGETTVCVHSVSDLLQRAEERAVFKFLEVLTSTVERAGAVAHYHMNPDVHDPETIETFEVLFDSVVDLRTANVADE, encoded by the coding sequence ATGAGTACGAATCCGGACGACAGTGGGAGTACAGAGACACCGTTGAACGTGTTGCTGCTGGCGCCGACGGTCGGCGGTCACGAGGACGAGGTCTGCAGGGAGTTGCTGCACGGGCCTGGCGAGCGCGAGCGCGCGCTGTTGGTCACCTGCATGGAGTCGCCGGCCGAGCGGCTCGACGTCTGGACCGACCACGAGAACGGGCGACCCGAGAACGCGACCGTCGTCGACGTGGAGGCGGCCGCTCGGTCGACGGCGGCAGCCCCGGTCGGGACCGACGGCCCGCCCAACGCGGTCGTCGAATCGGTCGATCCGGAGACCGATCTGGTCGGGTTGGGCGACGTGATCGACCGTCACCTCTCGGCGCTCGTCTCCGAGGGCGAGACGACCGTCTGTGTCCACTCGGTGTCGGACCTGCTCCAGCGCGCCGAGGAGCGAGCCGTGTTCAAGTTCCTCGAAGTGCTGACGAGCACGGTCGAGCGCGCGGGTGCGGTGGCTCACTACCACATGAACCCGGACGTACACGACCCCGAGACGATCGAGACGTTCGAGGTCCTGTTCGACAGCGTCGTCGACCTCCGGACGGCCAATGTCGCCGACGAGTAA